One genomic segment of Mus pahari chromosome 4, PAHARI_EIJ_v1.1, whole genome shotgun sequence includes these proteins:
- the Zranb2 gene encoding zinc finger Ran-binding domain-containing protein 2 isoform X2: MSTKNFRVSDGDWICPDKKCGNVNFARRTSCNRCGREKTTEAKMMKAGGTEIGKTLAEKSRGLFSANDWQCKTCSNVNWARRSECNMCNTPKYAKLEERTGYGGGFNERENVEYIEREESDGEYDEFGRKKKKYRGKAVGPASILKEVEDKESEGEEEDEDEDLSKYKLDEDEDEDDADLSKYNLDASEEEDSNKKKSNRRSRSKSRSSHSRSSSRSSSPSSSRSRSRSRSRSSSSSQSRSHSGSREHSRSRGSKSRSSSRSHRGSSSPRKRSYSSSSSSPERDRKRSRSRPSSPAVRKKRRTRSRSPESQVIGENIKQP; encoded by the exons gtgtgGCAATGTAAACTTTGCTAGGAGAACCAGCTGTAACAGATGTGGTCGAG AAAAGACAACTGAGGCCAAGATGATGAAAGCTGGAGGAACAGAAATAGGAAAGACACTGGCAGAGAAGAGCCGGGGCTTATTTAGTGCCAATGATTGGCAATGCAAAAC TTGCAGTAATGTGAATTGGGCTAGAAGATCAGAATGCAACATGTGTAATACTCCAAAGTATGCTAAATTAGAAGAAAGAACAG GATATGGAGGTGGTTTTAATGAAAGAGAGAATGTTGAATACATAGAAAGAGAAGAATCTGATGGGGAATATGATGAG ttTGGacgtaaaaagaaaaaatacagggGAAAAGCAGTTGGTCCTGCATCTATATTAAAGGAAGTTGAAGATAAAGAatcagagggagaagaagaggatgaggatgaagatCTATCTAAATATAAGCTAGATGAG GACGAGGATGAAGATGATGCTGATCTCTCAAAATATAATCTTGATGCCAGTGAAGAAGAAGatagtaacaaaaagaaaagcaataggCGGAGCCGCTCAAAGTCGCGATCGTCCCACTCAAGGTCTTCATCACGCTCATCCTCCCCCTCAAGTTCAAGGTCCAGGTCCAG GTCCCGTTCAAGAAGCTCTTCCAGCTCGCAGTCCAGGTCTCACTCCGGTTCCAGAGAACATTCCAGATCCCGTGGTTCGAAATCAAG ATCCAGCTCCAGGTCCCACAGGGGCTCTTCTTCCCCAAGAAAAAGATCTTACTCGAGTTCTTCATCATCTCctgaaagagacaggaagaggagtcGCTCTAGACCTTCTTCACCAGCTGTTCGCAAAAAAAGACGAACGAGATCACGGTCACCCGAAAG CCAGGTGATTGGTGAAAACATTAAACAACCCTGA
- the Zranb2 gene encoding zinc finger Ran-binding domain-containing protein 2 isoform X1: MSTKNFRVSDGDWICPDKKCGNVNFARRTSCNRCGREKTTEAKMMKAGGTEIGKTLAEKSRGLFSANDWQCKTCSNVNWARRSECNMCNTPKYAKLEERTGYGGGFNERENVEYIEREESDGEYDEFGRKKKKYRGKAVGPASILKEVEDKESEGEEEDEDEDLSKYKLDEDEDEDDADLSKYNLDASEEEDSNKKKSNRRSRSKSRSSHSRSSSRSSSPSSSRSRSRSRSRSSSSSQSRSHSGSREHSRSRGSKSRSSSRSHRGSSSPRKRSYSSSSSSPERDRKRSRSRPSSPAVRKKRRTRSRSPERHHRSSSGSTHSGSRSSSKKK; the protein is encoded by the exons gtgtgGCAATGTAAACTTTGCTAGGAGAACCAGCTGTAACAGATGTGGTCGAG AAAAGACAACTGAGGCCAAGATGATGAAAGCTGGAGGAACAGAAATAGGAAAGACACTGGCAGAGAAGAGCCGGGGCTTATTTAGTGCCAATGATTGGCAATGCAAAAC TTGCAGTAATGTGAATTGGGCTAGAAGATCAGAATGCAACATGTGTAATACTCCAAAGTATGCTAAATTAGAAGAAAGAACAG GATATGGAGGTGGTTTTAATGAAAGAGAGAATGTTGAATACATAGAAAGAGAAGAATCTGATGGGGAATATGATGAG ttTGGacgtaaaaagaaaaaatacagggGAAAAGCAGTTGGTCCTGCATCTATATTAAAGGAAGTTGAAGATAAAGAatcagagggagaagaagaggatgaggatgaagatCTATCTAAATATAAGCTAGATGAG GACGAGGATGAAGATGATGCTGATCTCTCAAAATATAATCTTGATGCCAGTGAAGAAGAAGatagtaacaaaaagaaaagcaataggCGGAGCCGCTCAAAGTCGCGATCGTCCCACTCAAGGTCTTCATCACGCTCATCCTCCCCCTCAAGTTCAAGGTCCAGGTCCAG GTCCCGTTCAAGAAGCTCTTCCAGCTCGCAGTCCAGGTCTCACTCCGGTTCCAGAGAACATTCCAGATCCCGTGGTTCGAAATCAAG ATCCAGCTCCAGGTCCCACAGGGGCTCTTCTTCCCCAAGAAAAAGATCTTACTCGAGTTCTTCATCATCTCctgaaagagacaggaagaggagtcGCTCTAGACCTTCTTCACCAGCTGTTCGCAAAAAAAGACGAACGAGATCACGGTCACCCGAAAG GCACCACAGGTCGTCCTCCGGATCAACACATTCTGGTTCCCGTTCaagttcaaaaaagaaataa